CCACGGCGGCGCGTTCTCCTTCGAGAGCCAGCGAGGCATCGGCGACGACATCCTTGGCACCGAGCAGGCGTGCGTGGCGGGTGCCGATCTCACTGTGGTGGGCGGTGAGGTCCTGGATGCGCTGCTGCAGCGGTGCGAGGTGCACGGACACGTCCTTGCCGGCCCGCAGGTCCGCGGCGATGGTGTCCAGCAGGGCGAAGGCCGAGCCGGGTCCGCTCCCGAAGACGGCGGCGCCGTCGGCGTCGACACGGATGGTCTCGTGCGAGCCGACCCGGCGCTCGACGGTCCCGCCCGGCGTGAACGTGAGATCCGGTGCGACGGCGGCGGGGGCGTCGGAGTTCCCGGCGAACAGGAAGCGGCCCCCATAGGTGGCATTGGCCTGGGCCATGAGCTCGGTGCGCAGCGACTCGATGTTCAGTGCCAGCGCCTCGCGGGCGGTCGGCGGCAGGGCCGAGTTGGAGCCCTGCAGCGTCAGGTCGTTCGCGGTGTCGAGGGCCCGCTTCGACATCGTCATCGCGTTGTCGAGCTGGGTCAGCCACCCTTCTCCGTCGGCGATGTTCCGGCCGTACTGCTGGTTGGCGCCGATCTCGGCGCGGACCCGGAGGGCCTCGGCCGCGGCGGCGGGGTCGTCCGACGGGCGGCCGATGGCCTTCTGGCTGGACGCCTTCTCCTGCAGGTCCGCGAGGCGGGCGAGGTTCACCTGCAGGGAGCGCTGGGCTCCGTGCAGCATGGTCTGGTTGGTGACGCGGGTGATCATGATGCCTTCCTACCGTCCTACGATTCCCATGCGGTTGATCAGGACGTCGAGCATCTCGTCGACGGCCGTCATCACGCGCGCGGCGCCCTGGTAGGCGTGCTGGTACTCCAGCAGGTTGACCTGTTCCTCGTCCATGCTCACCGAGGTGGCGCCGAGCTGTTGCTGCAGCGCGGTGGTGGCCGACACCTCCGCGAGGGAGTTGCCCTGCAGTTCGGCGCGTGCTGCGGCGCCGAGGTCCGTGACGAAGGCGGACCACGCGGCGTCGGGGGATGCCGTGCCGGTGCCCAGTCCGGAGGTCGCGTCCGCCACCGAGCCGTCGAAGGCGCCCGCGCCGGCTGCGCCCGCCGCGATGTCCTCTCGGCGCGTCGGCACGACGGCGAGCGACGCGGCGGGGCGGTCGGGCTGGTAGGCGAAGAACTGTCCCTTGCCCGCGTCCGCATGGAGTGCATTCACCTGGTCGGCGAGCTTCACGGCGAAGGCGTCGTAGCCGGCGGCGGCCTGCGCGAGGGCACCGCCCGCGTCGGCGGGGGCGAGGAGGGAGAGCGTCGCTGCGAGCTCGCCGCTCTCCACGCCGGCGGAGGCGCCGGGCCGGTGCGTCCACTCGACCTGGACCGTGCCGGTGCCGTCGAGCTGGAGGGGACCGGTGACCTGCAGCGCGCGCGCGGTGGTGCCCGCGACGAGCGGGTTGCCGGCCAGCAGGACGTCAGCGGTTCCGTCCGCGTTGTCGCGGACGGTGGCCCCGGTCAGGCCGGCGAGCGTCGCCGTCAGCGTGGTGCGGCGGTCGACGAGCTCGTTGGCGGGGGCGCCGGAGGCGACACTGGAGCGGATCTGCCGGTTGAGGTCGGCGACCTGCGCTGCGGCGTCGTTGACCTCGGTGACGAGTCCGGCGGCCGAGGACCGGGTGGACTCCCACTGCGTCTGGACCTCGCGGTAGCCCGCCGCGATGCGGGAGGTGAGCTGCCCTGCCGAGGCGAGGAGCGCGGACGCCGGGGCGTCCTTGTCGGGCTGGTTCGACAGGCCCTGCCAGCCCGCCCAGAACTTCTGGAGGGAGTCGGAGACACCGTTGGTGCCGGGCTCCTTCAGTCCGTCCTCGAGCGCGGAGTACGCCTGGGCGCGCACGGCGGTGTAGCCGGCGGCGCCGGCCGTGATGCGGACCCGCGCCTCGAGGTGGGTGTCACCGAGGCGGGCGATGCCCTGCGCGAGCACGCCCTCACCGGCACGGGTGCCGGTGCTGAAGAGCGTGGCCCGGACCGGCGCTGCCGCGGACGTCTCGAGCCGTTGGCGTGTGTACCCCTGGGTGGTCGCGTTGGCGATGTTCTGCCCGGTCACGTCCAGGCCCGCGCGCGCGGCGGCGAGGCCGGAGTAGGCCGTGGTGAGTCCGCTGAAGGTGCTCATTGTTCCGCTACAGATCCTTGTTGAGGAGGGTCGGTTGGCCGTGGCCCTGCAGGGCTGCACCGTCGGCGGCATAGGTGCCTGCTCCCGTGCCGATGCCCGCGAGGGTCTCCTGGGTCGACCGGCTGGCCGCCTTCAGGAACTGCTGGTTGGTGTCGCGCAGCGCGGCGATCTGGGCGACCAGTGCCGTCATGGCCTGGAGGTGCGCGGAGAGCAGTTCCTGCCAGGGCCCGTCGGGGGCTGCCGCCGCCAGTTCGCGGAGGGAGGCGCCGTCGTCGATACCCCACGCGGTGGCCACACCGGAGGCGTGCACGGCGCGGGCCAGGCCGGTCTCACGCAGCCGTTCGAGGACCTGCTCCACCTCCCGGGTGGCGTGGTGCAGCCAGCGGGTCTTGCCGGAGGTGAGCAGCAGCTGCTCCTCCTCGAGCTTGAAGACGAGGAGTTCGAGCAGTTCACGCTCCTGCCAGAGCAGGGCGGACAGATCCTGTGTGCTCACGGTGCCCCTCCTCTCCCGGTGCCACCGTCATGTGGAACCGGGAGAACTATCGGCACCGGGTGCCCGGTTGTAAGCGATGCCGCGTGCGCCCTGCTCATCGGCGGCGTTACCGGGGGTCGTCCCCGTCGGCCCAGGCCTCGGTGTAGAACCGGGGGGAATGGGAGTCGAGCAGTTCGGCGTAGGTGTCGGGTTCCAGCGCCTGCGCCGAATGGTCCGGTACCTCCGGGGCGAAGGCGGACACGCCCAGCCCGGCCTCGTGGTCCTGCAGGGTGAGGCCGGCGGCCTCCAGGAGCGTGGGGTACATGTTCAGCTGGTCCACGGCGGGGCGCAGCGTGCTGTTCCCGTCCTGGCCCGGGACCCGGATCCGGTTGAAGATGGTGCGGTTGGGGTGGTCGTCCAGCTGCTCGTGGAAGGCGTCACCGGCACTCATGTGCTTGAGGTGGTCGCCCATGATCACCACCGCGGTGTCGTCGAGGTAACCCTTCTCCTCCATGTACTCCACGAATCCGGCCACCTGCGTCAGCGAACAGGAGAACACGGAGGTGACCTCGTTCTGCGTGTCCACGGGACAGTAGTCGAAGACGTGCACGGGCTCGTGGGTGTCCAGCGTCAGCAGGGAGAGGTTGAACGGTTGACCGGTCTGCTCCGCCTCGGCGTACAGCCGGTCGATCTCGTCCCGGGCGTGCGCCAGGAGGCGTTCGTCGCTCAGGCCCCAGTCGCTGCGGAAATTCGTCTCCGGTTCCCCGGCGGCCCGCCAGTCGGAGAGGTCCTTCACCTCGGAGTAGCCGTGCCCGGCCAGGAAGGTGCCCTTCGCGGCGAAGGAGGCGCTGGCGCCGCCCAGGAAGACGTTGGTGTAGCCGTTCTCTTCCAGGATGTCACCCAGGCAGGTGGAACCGCCCAAATAGCTCTCGACGTCGTCGGCGGGCTCGGTGGACCCGCTGGAACTGCTGCCCGCGGTGGCTCCCGCGCCCTTCAGGGGGACGCCGCACTGCGTGCCGATCAGTCCGGCCATGGTCCACCCCCCGCCCTTGTACTGCTGGAGATCGTCCACGCCCCGCCAGCCGTCCGAGGCCTCGGTGGCATCCTCGAGGGGCGTGAACGCGTCCTTCTCGAAGAGCTCGTCGTCCGCCAGGGTCGCCTCGCCGGATTCGAGGTAGATCAGCACGAGGTTGCGCTTGTCCTCGGTGCCGGTGACCGTCGGCTCCGCGTAGTAGTCCGCGATGTCGTACTCGGAGTTCGTGGCCCTGATGTAGTCCCCGACACCCACGGCGGTGGCGAAGGCCGTGGTGCCGCCGACGACCACGGCGGCGACCAGGGCGGTGGAGACGGTGCGCAGGACCCACTGCGAGCGGCGGGGGCGGACGACGTCGTCGTTCCGGCGCCTGCGGCGTCGGAGGTGCTGTCCCACGGCGATGCCCACGGTGATGAGCAGGGGCAGGACGCCGATGCCCAGGATGCCGGTCCAGACGATGGCGCCGCCCCCACCATCGGGGTCGACGGTGACGAGGTTCAGGAGCATCTGGCCCACGGAGATCTCGCCCCAGTAGGCGCGGATGCCGATGCCGGCGATGAGCAGCGCGAGCCCTGCCCAGATGAGGAGGTACACGAGAAGGTGCGCGCCGACGAGACCGACCCGTCGGGTGACGTGGGGAATCCGGCTGATCATGGCAACACCTCGCGTTCAGGATGCCGATGTTCGCCGAAGGCCCTTGACATCCAACCCGTCCTAGGGCTCGGAAAATACTGGTACTCCCACGCTACCCGTTCAGCGGAAGTTCATCCGCCTGTACCGGTCTGTACGCCGAGAATACTTTTCCCTGTCCGTCAGCCCCGCTGGACCACCAGGGGGCTGCCGTCGGGGTCCGTGGCCAGGGCGTGGGCGCTGATCCAGGGGGCCACGCCGGCGGCCGGAAGGGGCCGGGCGAAGTGGAAGCCCTGCGCGAGATCGCACCCGAGCGCCCGCAGTTCCGCCCGGGTCGCCTCGTTGTCCACTCCTTCGGCGACCACCCGCAGGTCCAGGCTGTGCGCCAGGTCGATGATGGAGCCTACGAGACCCTGCGCGCGCCGATCGGTCCGCATGGCCGTGATGAAGGACCGGTCGAGCTTGAGTTCGTCGGCGGGGAGATCGCGCAGGTACGCCAGGGAGCTGTACCCGGTGCCGAAGTCGTCGATGGAGATCTGGATGCCCTTCGCGCGAAGCCGCGCGAGGATCTTCGCCGTATGGGCCGGGTTCCTCATCAGCATGTCCTCGGTGATCTCGAGCATGAGGCACTCGGGCAGGGTCCCGCACTCCTCGAGGAGGAGGCGGATCTGCCGGGGGAGTCCGTCCTGGATGCACGAACCGGACAGGTTCACGGCGACGCTGATCTCCAGTCCCTCGGCCCTCCACCGGGCGGCCTGCTCCACGGCGTCCCTGAGCACGAGCGCGGAGATCGCCGGCATCAGGCCCGCCTCCTCCGCGAGGGGCAGGAACGACGTCGGCGGCAGCTGCCCGAGGAGGGGGTGGTTCCAGCGGATGAGGGCCTCGACGCTGGTCACGGCGCCGTCGGGCAGGTTCACCTTGGGCTGGTAGTTCAGCTCGAACTGGCCCTCGACGAGCGCCAGGCGCAGTTCCTCGAGGGTCTTCAGTTTCCGTGCGCCGCCGTCGTCGTCCATCGAGCTGTAGATGTGGTGCCCGCTCCGGTCCGACTTCGCCCGGAACATCGCGATGTCCGCCTTGCGCATCAGCAGGGTGACGTCGGTGCCGTTGTCCGGGGTGAGCGCGATGCCGATGCTGACGCTCACCTTCAGGGAGGCCGTGCCCACCTGGATCGGCTCGTCGAGTTCCGCTTCAAGCCGCCGGGCCACGATGAGGGCTTCCTCCCTCGACACGTCGTTCAGGAACACCGCGAACTCGTCACCGC
This genomic interval from Arthrobacter agilis contains the following:
- the flgK gene encoding flagellar hook-associated protein FlgK, whose amino-acid sequence is MSTFSGLTTAYSGLAAARAGLDVTGQNIANATTQGYTRQRLETSAAAPVRATLFSTGTRAGEGVLAQGIARLGDTHLEARVRITAGAAGYTAVRAQAYSALEDGLKEPGTNGVSDSLQKFWAGWQGLSNQPDKDAPASALLASAGQLTSRIAAGYREVQTQWESTRSSAAGLVTEVNDAAAQVADLNRQIRSSVASGAPANELVDRRTTLTATLAGLTGATVRDNADGTADVLLAGNPLVAGTTARALQVTGPLQLDGTGTVQVEWTHRPGASAGVESGELAATLSLLAPADAGGALAQAAAGYDAFAVKLADQVNALHADAGKGQFFAYQPDRPAASLAVVPTRREDIAAGAAGAGAFDGSVADATSGLGTGTASPDAAWSAFVTDLGAAARAELQGNSLAEVSATTALQQQLGATSVSMDEEQVNLLEYQHAYQGAARVMTAVDEMLDVLINRMGIVGR
- a CDS encoding flagellin N-terminal helical domain-containing protein, with protein sequence MITRVTNQTMLHGAQRSLQVNLARLADLQEKASSQKAIGRPSDDPAAAAEALRVRAEIGANQQYGRNIADGEGWLTQLDNAMTMSKRALDTANDLTLQGSNSALPPTAREALALNIESLRTELMAQANATYGGRFLFAGNSDAPAAVAPDLTFTPGGTVERRVGSHETIRVDADGAAVFGSGPGSAFALLDTIAADLRAGKDVSVHLAPLQQRIQDLTAHHSEIGTRHARLLGAKDVVADASLALEGERAAVEDVDLASIILDLKLQETAYQGALAVSARVLQPSLMDFLR
- a CDS encoding sulfatase-like hydrolase/transferase, whose product is MISRIPHVTRRVGLVGAHLLVYLLIWAGLALLIAGIGIRAYWGEISVGQMLLNLVTVDPDGGGGAIVWTGILGIGVLPLLITVGIAVGQHLRRRRRRNDDVVRPRRSQWVLRTVSTALVAAVVVGGTTAFATAVGVGDYIRATNSEYDIADYYAEPTVTGTEDKRNLVLIYLESGEATLADDELFEKDAFTPLEDATEASDGWRGVDDLQQYKGGGWTMAGLIGTQCGVPLKGAGATAGSSSSGSTEPADDVESYLGGSTCLGDILEENGYTNVFLGGASASFAAKGTFLAGHGYSEVKDLSDWRAAGEPETNFRSDWGLSDERLLAHARDEIDRLYAEAEQTGQPFNLSLLTLDTHEPVHVFDYCPVDTQNEVTSVFSCSLTQVAGFVEYMEEKGYLDDTAVVIMGDHLKHMSAGDAFHEQLDDHPNRTIFNRIRVPGQDGNSTLRPAVDQLNMYPTLLEAAGLTLQDHEAGLGVSAFAPEVPDHSAQALEPDTYAELLDSHSPRFYTEAWADGDDPR
- a CDS encoding flagellar protein FlgN, with product MSTQDLSALLWQERELLELLVFKLEEEQLLLTSGKTRWLHHATREVEQVLERLRETGLARAVHASGVATAWGIDDGASLRELAAAAPDGPWQELLSAHLQAMTALVAQIAALRDTNQQFLKAASRSTQETLAGIGTGAGTYAADGAALQGHGQPTLLNKDL